One Candidatus Sulfurimonas baltica DNA segment encodes these proteins:
- a CDS encoding IS1182 family transposase: MPNYKEGLNRNQQLLFPPSLDEYVDENNLVRAIDSYVDSIDMAAFGVFTSSGSLDGQPAYHPALLLKIYLYGYLNSIRSSRKLERELKRNVEMMWLCAGLTPGYKTIANFRKDNPKVLKQLFRDFVMLCRSVDLIDGEVVAIDGAFLRANASKNQLISETMTRKDIESVDEKIAEYLSSLEYSDSCEKKEIAPVVHKQYLDRLKKYKSKLNSNLHTLKERNVTQYCKSDPDATLMRKPAHHLMAYNTQIAVDGKYKFIVATDISTKGVDLDQLYPLATQAKEATGNKHIKVVADAGYYNPKEIKRCVDEGIDVYVPIQDKQKKQVDRGKFPRDAFHYDEANDCYHCPNNKVLKRKKTIYENKGIKRFMYFGTHSVCKVCPLRSECLPEKTPAKRLWRWEHEALIVEHRTKMQTPKARTMIKQRAALAEHPFGTIKQNLGWSHFLMRGKTKVAGENALIMLTYNFRRLLNLIGIALFQKLMKALKSGNLESIKQEIAEYLAVLYFFRTFFRQKMSFSA, encoded by the coding sequence ATGCCAAATTACAAAGAAGGTTTAAACCGTAATCAACAACTTCTTTTTCCACCCAGTCTGGATGAGTATGTTGATGAGAATAATCTAGTAAGAGCTATTGATAGTTATGTTGACAGTATAGATATGGCTGCCTTTGGAGTCTTTACAAGTAGTGGTAGTTTGGATGGTCAACCAGCATATCATCCAGCACTACTTTTGAAGATTTATCTCTATGGATATCTCAATAGTATCCGAAGTTCTAGAAAGCTCGAACGTGAACTTAAACGCAATGTTGAGATGATGTGGCTTTGTGCTGGACTTACTCCTGGATACAAGACTATTGCTAACTTTCGCAAAGATAATCCCAAGGTACTGAAACAATTATTTCGTGACTTTGTAATGCTATGCCGTTCTGTCGATTTGATTGATGGAGAAGTCGTTGCCATTGACGGTGCCTTTTTACGGGCTAATGCATCAAAGAATCAACTTATCTCTGAAACAATGACTCGTAAGGATATAGAATCTGTTGATGAGAAAATAGCAGAGTATTTAAGTTCACTAGAGTATAGCGATAGCTGTGAGAAGAAAGAGATAGCACCAGTAGTACACAAGCAATATCTGGATCGACTTAAAAAATATAAATCAAAATTGAACAGTAATCTACACACATTGAAAGAGCGTAATGTAACACAATATTGCAAAAGTGATCCCGATGCTACCTTGATGCGTAAACCGGCACATCATCTTATGGCCTATAATACCCAGATTGCTGTTGATGGTAAATACAAGTTTATTGTCGCTACTGACATCTCCACCAAAGGAGTTGACTTAGATCAACTTTATCCTCTAGCAACTCAAGCTAAAGAAGCTACAGGCAATAAACATATCAAAGTCGTAGCTGATGCAGGTTACTACAATCCAAAAGAGATTAAGAGATGTGTTGATGAGGGAATAGATGTTTATGTACCCATACAAGATAAGCAAAAAAAGCAAGTAGACAGAGGAAAGTTTCCTCGTGATGCATTTCATTATGATGAAGCCAACGATTGCTATCACTGCCCAAACAACAAAGTGTTAAAGCGAAAAAAAACTATTTATGAGAATAAGGGTATCAAGCGTTTTATGTATTTCGGTACCCACTCTGTATGTAAAGTCTGTCCATTACGTTCAGAGTGTCTTCCTGAGAAAACACCTGCAAAACGTCTCTGGCGCTGGGAGCATGAAGCACTCATTGTCGAACACCGTACAAAGATGCAGACACCCAAGGCTAGAACTATGATTAAACAACGTGCCGCTTTGGCAGAACATCCTTTTGGTACAATCAAACAAAATCTTGGCTGGAGCCACTTTCTGATGCGTGGTAAAACAAAAGTTGCTGGAGAAAATGCTCTCATTATGCTCACCTATAATTTCAGAAGATTGTTGAACCTGATTGGCATTGCACTGTTTCAAAAGCTTATGAAAGCGTTAAAAAGTGGCAATCTTGAGAGTATCAAGCAAGAAATAGCGGAGTATCTTGCAGTTTTATACTTTTTTAGGACATTTTTTCGTCAAAAAATGAGTTTTTCCGCCTGA
- a CDS encoding phosphate-starvation-inducible PsiE family protein: MNIHDELPTEHEDALIAFLHKIIKIAVKVLAILMVLVIFWGVGDVVYVLYQNLMAPPFMLLSISDIFKTFAAFLVVLIAIEIYQNIVMYLRTDVIPIKLVVATALMAIARKVIIIDFSTITPMYIFATAAVVLALGITYYLIGKHHKEKILDQRKGATDTD, translated from the coding sequence ATGAATATTCATGACGAACTACCGACAGAGCATGAAGATGCTTTAATCGCATTTTTACATAAAATAATAAAGATAGCGGTAAAAGTATTAGCAATATTAATGGTACTTGTAATATTTTGGGGTGTAGGGGATGTTGTATATGTACTTTATCAAAATCTAATGGCTCCACCATTTATGTTACTTAGTATATCAGACATATTTAAAACCTTTGCAGCTTTTCTTGTTGTACTTATAGCCATAGAAATTTATCAAAATATTGTTATGTATCTAAGAACAGATGTAATACCAATTAAATTAGTAGTTGCAACGGCATTGATGGCAATTGCTAGAAAAGTAATTATAATAGACTTTAGTACTATAACCCCAATGTATATTTTTGCTACAGCTGCAGTAGTTTTAGCGCTTGGTATCACTTATTATCTTATAGGGAAACATCATAAAGAAAAGATTCTAGATCAAAGAAAAGGTGCTACTGATACAGATTGA
- a CDS encoding universal stress protein: MRKLHIILAAINMSILDDEVMKRAMFTAKETNAQLHFIHTIDIPLMDIEITSQYLGKKIDKDAIKKKIVHKINALNESKSVEYIVNITIGDASEQVMHMAEKIHADLIILGSHSKAKIEDYYLGSTVQKIAEESGRPILVIKNSFQGAYKNILAPTDFSSSSKKSVLFTQIAFKSSPIILIHAYKSLDDFTMEFYTLKSNNEEEYPDFLGRSYADIFKQDVGIRHIDMIKSFSSINKSLLEYVQNKQSDLIVLGSSGSDIVGSFLSSTASYLLRNTFTDVLIYIPLNQE, encoded by the coding sequence ATGAGGAAGTTACATATTATACTTGCTGCAATCAACATGTCTATTTTAGATGATGAAGTTATGAAAAGAGCGATGTTTACTGCAAAAGAAACAAATGCACAACTACACTTCATTCATACGATTGATATACCACTAATGGATATAGAAATAACCTCCCAATATTTAGGAAAGAAAATTGACAAAGATGCTATCAAAAAGAAGATAGTCCATAAAATAAATGCACTAAATGAGTCTAAATCTGTTGAATATATTGTTAATATCACTATAGGGGATGCTTCCGAACAAGTTATGCATATGGCCGAAAAAATTCATGCTGATTTGATTATTCTTGGTTCACATTCAAAAGCAAAAATTGAGGACTACTATCTTGGGTCTACTGTACAAAAAATTGCAGAAGAAAGCGGGCGTCCTATTTTAGTAATTAAAAATAGTTTTCAAGGAGCTTACAAAAATATTTTAGCACCAACAGACTTCTCGAGTTCTTCTAAAAAAAGTGTTCTATTCACACAAATAGCATTTAAATCTTCTCCTATTATACTTATACATGCTTATAAAAGTTTAGATGATTTTACAATGGAATTTTATACACTCAAGTCAAATAATGAAGAAGAGTACCCAGACTTCTTAGGTCGGTCATATGCAGATATCTTTAAACAAGATGTAGGTATTAGGCATATAGATATGATTAAAAGTTTTTCATCTATTAATAAGAGTTTACTTGAGTATGTTCAAAATAAACAAAGTGATCTTATTGTTCTTGGTTCTAGTGGATCTGACATTGTAGGTTCATTTCTTAGTTCTACTGCTTCTTATCTACTTAGAAACACTTTTACAGATGTGTTAATTTACATTCCCCTGAATCAAGAGTAA
- a CDS encoding PAS domain S-box protein: protein MTLLNYNYIDFHSLKKFIGTNSIPNTNSVLIQIFYSNTDVNSVYSLREELLSILPNASLIVTSTAGTIADGSINDSGMSISFSVFESSSTKSMSYCSLSNNEIIERLSKDLITDRTKLLLLYANTFLFDSESLLKKITQEYPNIVIAGGNAGDDFKFEKCEIFSHTCNDCNVVFAAVDSDVLEVQTKFLFNWQTIGKELTITKCEGNRVYEIDNKRVIDIYSHYLGEDVVENILVHGTEFPLIFQDNGTDVGRAPIIAHEDGSLTFRGAMYCGQMVKFGYANVDFINQYNKQKLLNEMQYKNEAIYIYSCSARRSMLGTFLDEEVEIINNLAPTSGFVTYGEFFHDAKSCSNNLLNITTTYVILNEGQNNQKKLTAPKTSKTSNAKDITLKALTTLISKTSEELDGTINYLEQFRHAVDEASIFSVADKKGIIKDVNKNFEIISGYTKEELIGKPHNIVRHQDVSSEVFKDMWETIQSGKSWKGLVKNRRKDGSPYYVLSEITPIYNKDGSFKEYIGIRNDVTELEEYKHILKNELDTTNKSLEDNLNYTAQYEDAINTTTAILKTDTNNIIKYANERFCELSGYSLEKLIGKNCEELRHEKHRETQKCAKIREKLQSKQIVQEIMTNVTKDKQEFVVNNLFYPIIDLKGNIVEVLQIMYDITEIITLNEEITNTQREVVMTMGAIGETRSKETGQHVKRVAEYSYLLAKLAGLSEEDALLLKQASPMHDIGKVGIPDSILNKPGKLTFEEFETMKTHSSIGYEMLKHSNRQILQASALVARTHHEKWNGTGYPNSLEGEDIPIFGRITAVADVFDALGHDRVYKKAWELKDILNLFKQESGKHFDPNLINLFFEDLDEFLALRNQYEDA, encoded by the coding sequence ATGACTTTACTGAACTATAATTATATAGATTTTCATTCTCTTAAAAAATTCATAGGAACAAACTCCATTCCAAATACAAACTCTGTACTCATTCAGATATTTTATTCCAATACAGATGTAAACAGTGTTTATTCACTCAGAGAAGAACTTTTATCAATACTTCCAAATGCTTCACTTATTGTAACTTCAACTGCTGGAACTATTGCTGATGGTTCTATTAATGATAGTGGTATGTCAATCTCATTTTCTGTATTTGAATCATCTAGTACAAAATCAATGAGTTACTGCTCTTTAAGCAACAATGAAATCATAGAAAGACTTTCAAAAGACCTTATTACAGATAGAACAAAACTTCTTTTATTATACGCAAATACTTTTTTATTTGATTCAGAGAGTTTACTAAAAAAAATAACTCAAGAATATCCAAATATTGTAATCGCTGGTGGAAATGCTGGAGATGACTTTAAGTTTGAAAAGTGTGAGATTTTTTCACATACATGTAATGATTGTAATGTTGTTTTTGCTGCTGTAGATTCAGATGTTTTAGAAGTACAAACTAAATTCCTTTTTAATTGGCAAACAATTGGTAAAGAACTTACTATTACTAAATGTGAAGGTAATAGAGTTTATGAGATAGACAACAAAAGAGTAATAGATATATATAGTCACTATTTAGGAGAAGATGTTGTTGAAAATATTTTAGTTCATGGAACTGAGTTTCCTCTAATTTTTCAAGACAATGGCACAGACGTAGGAAGAGCACCCATTATTGCACATGAAGACGGCTCTCTTACTTTTAGGGGAGCTATGTATTGTGGGCAGATGGTGAAGTTTGGTTATGCTAATGTTGATTTTATCAACCAATACAACAAACAAAAATTACTTAATGAAATGCAATACAAAAACGAAGCAATCTATATTTATAGCTGTAGTGCAAGACGTTCTATGCTTGGAACATTTTTGGATGAAGAGGTCGAAATCATAAATAATTTAGCTCCTACTTCAGGCTTTGTTACTTATGGAGAATTTTTTCATGATGCCAAAAGTTGTTCAAATAATCTTTTAAATATAACAACGACCTATGTCATTCTAAATGAAGGACAAAATAATCAAAAAAAATTAACAGCACCTAAAACTTCAAAAACTTCAAATGCTAAAGATATAACACTCAAAGCTTTAACAACATTAATCTCAAAAACAAGCGAAGAGCTTGATGGAACTATTAATTACTTAGAACAGTTTCGACATGCAGTAGATGAAGCATCTATTTTTTCAGTTGCTGATAAAAAAGGGATTATCAAAGATGTCAATAAAAACTTTGAAATCATTTCTGGGTATACTAAAGAAGAGCTTATAGGTAAGCCACATAATATTGTAAGACATCAGGATGTTAGTAGTGAAGTTTTTAAAGATATGTGGGAGACTATACAAAGTGGGAAAAGCTGGAAAGGTCTTGTAAAAAATAGACGTAAAGATGGAAGTCCTTATTATGTTTTATCTGAAATTACTCCTATCTATAATAAAGATGGCTCTTTTAAAGAATACATAGGTATTAGAAATGATGTGACTGAGCTTGAAGAGTATAAGCATATACTTAAAAATGAACTAGACACTACCAATAAAAGCTTGGAAGATAATTTAAATTATACAGCTCAATATGAAGATGCAATTAATACAACAACAGCAATCTTGAAAACAGATACAAATAATATTATTAAGTATGCTAATGAAAGATTTTGTGAACTTAGCGGATATTCATTAGAAAAGCTTATCGGTAAAAATTGTGAAGAATTAAGACATGAAAAGCATAGAGAAACTCAAAAATGTGCAAAAATAAGAGAGAAACTTCAAAGTAAACAAATCGTTCAAGAGATTATGACAAATGTCACAAAAGATAAACAAGAATTTGTGGTTAATAATCTATTCTATCCAATTATTGACTTAAAAGGTAATATAGTTGAAGTTCTTCAAATCATGTATGATATAACAGAAATAATCACTCTAAATGAAGAGATAACCAATACACAAAGAGAAGTAGTTATGACTATGGGTGCCATTGGTGAGACAAGAAGTAAAGAGACAGGACAGCATGTAAAAAGAGTTGCAGAATATTCCTATCTTTTAGCAAAATTAGCAGGACTTAGTGAAGAAGATGCACTTCTTCTAAAACAAGCAAGCCCAATGCATGATATAGGTAAAGTTGGTATACCTGATAGCATTTTAAACAAACCTGGCAAATTAACATTTGAAGAATTTGAAACTATGAAAACTCATTCAAGTATTGGTTACGAAATGCTTAAACATTCAAACAGACAAATCCTTCAAGCTTCTGCTTTAGTTGCTAGAACACACCATGAAAAATGGAATGGAACTGGTTATCCAAACTCTTTAGAAGGTGAAGATATACCTATTTTTGGAAGGATAACTGCGGTTGCAGATGTATTTGATGCTCTTGGACATGACAGAGTATATAAAAAAGCTTGGGAATTAAAAGATATTTTAAATCTTTTTAAACAAGAGAGTGGAAAACATTTTGACCCAAATCTAATCAATTTATTTTTTGAAGATTTAGATGAGTTTTTAGCTCTGCGTAATCAATATGAAGATGCTTAA
- a CDS encoding diguanylate cyclase yields MISKENIKTNILLTILLTIAMPIILGKFLHSYFHMVIISIPLHSAIEASGGVIAIVIAMIFYIKYSKNLVITHFNYSTIALLAMGIIDIFHASVMPGKMFVWLHSTAVFFGGIFFMSVWLKEIHVSKKVYSLIPIIFIIFPILFSLLSIYFSHLVPDMLNADKTFSTTANVLNIIGGLGFFIASLKFVLNYIKTQNTDEILFAGHTMLFGIAGVLFVSSVVWDMQWWLWHVLRLSAYIIAFYFLYSEYRNEIKEVEQTNEDLEMANEKIVEFLDIVDKNVITSTTDLEGNILSVSQAFCDISGYSKDELIGMNHNIVRHPDQSIKIYNVLWKTINSGKVWNGELLNRKKDGSGYWVAATVTPQFDSDGTLHCFTAVRQDITDKKNIEILSITDSLTNLYNRRYFNTTIEKEISRAKRDGKYLGFLMMDIDHFKLYNDTYGHQKGDIVLQEIGKVLTEYTQRASDFSFRLGGEEFGILFSGLNESDSLEFAQNVLKAIEDLKIEHKRNTASKYVTASAGLIIRKNEILLNCEETYLLADKLLYKAKEKGRNRVELI; encoded by the coding sequence ATGATTTCAAAAGAAAATATAAAAACGAATATATTATTAACAATATTATTAACAATAGCTATGCCAATCATCTTAGGAAAGTTTTTACATAGTTATTTCCATATGGTGATTATAAGTATTCCTCTTCATTCTGCTATTGAAGCATCAGGTGGTGTCATAGCTATTGTTATTGCAATGATTTTTTATATAAAATACTCTAAAAATCTTGTTATTACTCACTTTAACTATTCAACAATAGCACTTTTAGCAATGGGGATTATAGACATATTCCATGCTTCTGTTATGCCTGGTAAAATGTTTGTATGGTTACACTCTACGGCTGTGTTCTTTGGTGGTATTTTTTTTATGAGTGTTTGGCTAAAAGAGATACACGTATCAAAAAAAGTATATTCCTTAATTCCTATTATATTTATAATTTTTCCTATTTTATTTTCATTACTCTCAATTTATTTTTCTCACCTAGTTCCAGATATGTTAAATGCAGACAAAACATTTAGTACGACTGCAAATGTTTTAAATATTATTGGAGGATTGGGATTTTTTATTGCATCATTAAAGTTTGTACTTAACTATATAAAAACTCAAAATACTGATGAAATATTATTTGCTGGACACACTATGTTATTTGGTATTGCAGGTGTACTTTTTGTATCGTCAGTAGTATGGGATATGCAATGGTGGTTATGGCATGTATTAAGACTGTCTGCCTATATAATTGCATTTTATTTTTTATATAGTGAATATCGTAATGAGATTAAAGAAGTAGAACAAACAAACGAAGATCTCGAAATGGCAAATGAAAAAATAGTTGAATTCCTTGATATTGTCGATAAAAATGTTATTACATCAACTACTGATTTAGAAGGAAATATTTTAAGCGTAAGTCAGGCATTTTGTGATATTAGTGGCTATTCAAAAGATGAATTGATAGGTATGAACCATAATATTGTTAGACATCCTGACCAATCAATTAAAATATATAATGTTTTATGGAAAACTATTAACAGTGGTAAGGTGTGGAATGGTGAATTACTCAACAGAAAAAAAGATGGCTCTGGCTATTGGGTAGCTGCTACTGTCACACCCCAATTTGATAGTGATGGAACGCTACACTGTTTTACTGCAGTTAGGCAGGATATTACAGATAAAAAAAATATAGAAATTTTATCTATAACTGATTCATTAACTAATCTTTATAATAGAAGGTATTTCAATACAACAATTGAAAAAGAGATATCAAGAGCAAAACGTGATGGAAAATACTTAGGCTTTTTGATGATGGACATCGACCACTTCAAACTTTATAACGACACATACGGTCATCAAAAAGGAGATATAGTTCTTCAAGAAATAGGAAAAGTATTAACTGAATATACTCAAAGAGCAAGTGATTTTTCATTTAGATTAGGTGGAGAAGAATTTGGAATTTTATTCTCAGGATTAAATGAATCAGATTCACTAGAGTTTGCTCAAAATGTATTAAAAGCTATAGAAGATTTAAAAATAGAGCACAAAAGAAATACAGCAAGTAAATATGTAACAGCATCAGCAGGACTCATAATAAGAAAAAATGAAATTTTACTAAACTGTGAAGAAACATATCTTTTAGCAGACAAATTACTTTATAAAGCTAAAGAGAAAGGTAGGAATAGAGTTGAATTAATATAG
- a CDS encoding HigA family addiction module antitoxin, whose product MRIPTHREPTHPGEMLLEEFLEPMNLTQRMLADAIHVPYQRINEIVNMKRGVTPSTALRLAKYFGVSEDFWLNLQTRWDIYRSKKIEAEELERIKPLAS is encoded by the coding sequence ATGCGTATTCCAACTCATAGAGAACCAACACATCCAGGTGAAATGCTTTTAGAAGAGTTTTTAGAACCTATGAACCTCACACAACGTATGCTTGCTGATGCGATACATGTTCCTTACCAACGTATTAATGAAATAGTAAATATGAAACGTGGGGTTACTCCTAGTACAGCTCTAAGACTTGCAAAATATTTTGGGGTAAGTGAAGATTTTTGGTTAAACCTTCAAACACGCTGGGATATATATCGCTCAAAAAAAATTGAGGCCGAAGAGTTAGAACGCATCAAGCCTTTAGCTTCTTAA
- a CDS encoding type II toxin-antitoxin system RelE/ParE family toxin has protein sequence MIVSFKDVVTENIFNGVTSKQAMKRLPNKLWKIAARKLDQLDSVIILDELKVPPGNHLEKLSGDRNGQCSIRINQQYRICFMWTVSGPDKVEIIDYH, from the coding sequence ATGATTGTTTCTTTTAAAGATGTAGTAACAGAAAATATATTTAACGGTGTTACCAGTAAACAGGCAATGAAACGATTGCCAAATAAACTATGGAAGATAGCTGCGAGAAAACTCGATCAACTTGATTCTGTAATAATACTAGATGAACTAAAAGTTCCTCCTGGGAATCACTTAGAGAAACTAAGTGGTGACAGAAATGGCCAATGCAGTATACGCATTAACCAACAATACCGAATCTGTTTTATGTGGACTGTCAGTGGTCCAGACAAAGTTGAAATAATAGATTATCATTAA
- a CDS encoding recombinase family protein, with protein sequence MNVGYARVSTSSQNLENQIDQLKDAGCVKIFSEKKSGKNKADRQQFNIMMDFVREGDILFITKLDRLARSVIDLQNIAKSLEDKNVDLKVIQQNIDTTTPAGRLLFTMLGAIAEFERDLINERVREGIEAAKKKGVQFGRKAILNSKEKNVIYKEHEKGKSVAWLSKFFHVARNTIYRAIKDVAKKK encoded by the coding sequence ATGAACGTAGGTTATGCAAGAGTTTCAACTTCTAGCCAAAATCTTGAGAATCAAATTGATCAACTTAAAGATGCTGGCTGTGTAAAGATTTTCTCTGAAAAAAAATCTGGTAAAAATAAAGCTGATCGTCAGCAGTTCAATATCATGATGGATTTCGTTCGAGAGGGAGATATACTTTTTATTACAAAGCTTGATAGATTAGCAAGGTCTGTAATAGACCTTCAAAATATTGCTAAGTCTTTAGAAGATAAAAATGTAGATCTAAAGGTCATTCAACAAAACATTGATACTACAACACCAGCAGGTAGATTATTATTTACAATGTTAGGTGCTATTGCAGAGTTTGAAAGAGATCTTATTAACGAGCGAGTGAGAGAAGGAATTGAAGCTGCAAAGAAAAAAGGCGTTCAATTTGGAAGAAAAGCTATTCTAAATAGTAAAGAGAAAAATGTCATATATAAGGAACACGAAAAAGGAAAGTCTGTGGCATGGCTGTCAAAATTCTTCCATGTTGCTCGTAATACGATCTATAGAGCTATTAAAGATGTAGCTAAAAAGAAGTAG
- a CDS encoding molybdopterin oxidoreductase family protein, protein MIKSVCGYCGVGCGLEFDKDKLIGDVTYPINEGSLCSKGISELISIDTSTRLLRPHIRDNINDEYKVSSWEKSIDIIANKIKETPKDKIGFYLSGQLLTEDYYIANKLGKGFIGTNNVDTNSRTCMSSAVLAYKKSIGADFVPVRMNDIFKSDLLILAGANTAEAHVVFHNQIKKAKKGGLKIVVIDPRYTDTAKVADIYLPIKVGSDIDFFNLISKRLIDDELYNKEFVDNHINNFELLKNKFKRVPVTKMLKRTGLTHEQFEDFFELYTSSENIITAWTMGLNQSVQGVDKNLALINTHLLTGNIFKDGNGPLSLTGQPNAMGGREVGGLSTMLAVHLGFDKKSIKKVSKFWKTDKIDNKPGLTATQMLEANLDVLIICHTDPVYHLPNRNRVEELIQNIPMVVEINAYSNSETSKFAHVLLPAAPWGEKEGTQTNLDRTITKQEKLTRTSIECKPDWEIFKLLACGLGYEKEFDYANTKEIFQEYQEMTKLNNYMDMSEISYDKLAAQPFIWGKDIKTFLTPDKKGNLFFVENKLLSEKTNLEFPFILLTGRTRDQWHSGTKTNLPKTLLKYKELNFCEINPEDAEILNIKNGDAIKVISRRGELTTKALITDTIREKTLFIPISNRDVNYLTNDLLDRESLQPDYNHSATRIERV, encoded by the coding sequence ATGATTAAATCAGTTTGTGGTTATTGTGGGGTTGGTTGTGGTTTAGAATTTGATAAAGATAAGCTTATAGGTGATGTTACTTATCCTATTAATGAAGGTAGTCTCTGCTCTAAAGGAATCTCTGAACTTATAAGTATAGATACTTCTACAAGACTTCTAAGACCACATATAAGAGATAATATAAATGATGAATATAAAGTTTCATCATGGGAAAAGTCAATAGACATAATTGCAAATAAAATTAAAGAGACTCCAAAAGATAAAATAGGCTTTTATCTATCAGGGCAACTTCTTACTGAAGATTACTACATAGCAAATAAACTTGGAAAAGGGTTCATCGGTACAAATAATGTAGATACTAACAGCCGTACTTGTATGTCAAGTGCAGTTTTGGCTTATAAGAAATCTATAGGTGCTGACTTTGTGCCTGTGAGGATGAATGATATTTTTAAATCAGACCTACTTATACTAGCAGGTGCTAACACAGCAGAAGCACATGTTGTCTTTCATAACCAAATTAAAAAGGCAAAAAAGGGAGGCCTAAAAATTGTAGTTATTGACCCACGCTATACTGATACTGCAAAAGTTGCTGATATATATTTGCCTATAAAGGTAGGAAGTGACATTGACTTTTTTAATCTAATTTCAAAAAGATTAATAGATGATGAGCTATATAATAAAGAGTTTGTAGATAATCACATAAATAATTTTGAGCTATTAAAAAATAAATTCAAAAGAGTTCCTGTAACTAAAATGCTAAAAAGAACAGGTTTGACGCACGAGCAGTTTGAAGATTTTTTTGAACTCTATACAAGTAGTGAAAATATTATAACAGCCTGGACTATGGGCTTAAACCAATCTGTTCAAGGAGTAGATAAAAACTTGGCACTTATAAATACACACCTCTTAACGGGAAATATATTCAAAGACGGGAACGGTCCTCTGAGTCTTACTGGTCAGCCAAATGCTATGGGTGGAAGAGAAGTAGGAGGGCTTTCAACTATGCTAGCAGTTCATTTAGGTTTTGACAAAAAAAGTATTAAAAAAGTTTCTAAATTTTGGAAAACTGACAAAATAGACAACAAGCCAGGACTTACTGCAACCCAGATGCTAGAAGCAAACTTAGATGTTTTAATCATCTGCCACACAGACCCGGTTTATCATCTTCCAAATAGAAACAGAGTTGAGGAATTAATACAAAATATCCCTATGGTTGTTGAGATAAATGCATATAGTAACTCTGAAACTTCTAAATTCGCGCATGTTTTACTTCCGGCTGCTCCATGGGGAGAGAAAGAGGGAACTCAAACCAACCTTGATAGAACTATTACAAAACAGGAAAAATTAACCCGTACGTCTATAGAATGCAAACCTGACTGGGAAATATTTAAACTCTTGGCATGTGGATTGGGCTACGAAAAAGAGTTTGACTATGCAAATACTAAAGAGATATTTCAAGAATACCAAGAGATGACAAAACTCAATAATTATATGGATATGAGCGAAATATCTTATGATAAACTCGCAGCACAACCATTTATCTGGGGGAAAGATATAAAGACATTTCTGACACCTGACAAAAAAGGAAATCTGTTTTTCGTAGAGAATAAACTCTTAAGTGAAAAAACAAATTTGGAGTTCCCGTTTATACTTTTAACAGGCAGAACAAGAGACCAGTGGCATAGCGGAACCAAGACAAATCTGCCAAAAACATTACTGAAATATAAAGAGTTGAATTTTTGTGAAATCAATCCCGAAGATGCCGAGATACTAAACATAAAAAATGGCGATGCCATAAAAGTTATCTCGCGTCGAGGTGAGCTAACTACTAAAGCTCTTATTACTGATACTATAAGAGAAAAAACTCTCTTTATTCCTATTAGTAACCGCGATGTAAATTACTTGACTAACGATTTACTTGACCGTGAGTCTTTACAACCCGATTACAATCATAGTGCAACGAGAATAGAACGAGTATAA